The Flaviramulus sp. BrNp1-15 genome has a window encoding:
- a CDS encoding rhodanese-like domain-containing protein encodes MKKLSLFGIVLLIAIITLFSSFTKTSNSITNPPNEFETLVNYLEANNNFINGELPIISADEVKKNLKDPKLHLIDIRNDSWFEYGHIKSAQNIKAEDLLNYFDTKINATDFDKIVLICYSGQSAAYYASLLRLAGYSNVYSMKWGMSSWREDFADNAWNKNIKNDFASKLETNEGVKKETGTHPVLNTGKTEAKDILKARLQELFAKPYREFIVKPVDLFENPSNYFIMNYWDQNKCHGHIPGALHFSPETSLNKDLLTLPADQKIVVYEATGQKAAYVVAYLNVLGYNTGNLSYGENGFMNETLKEKGGEAFTKKEINMYPVIE; translated from the coding sequence ATGAAAAAACTATCACTTTTTGGAATTGTATTACTTATTGCTATAATAACTTTATTTAGCAGTTTTACAAAAACATCTAATTCTATAACTAATCCTCCAAATGAATTTGAAACGTTAGTAAATTATTTAGAAGCCAATAATAACTTTATTAACGGTGAATTACCAATAATAAGCGCAGATGAAGTAAAGAAAAATTTAAAAGATCCTAAACTTCATCTTATTGATATTAGAAACGATTCATGGTTCGAATATGGGCATATAAAAAGTGCCCAAAACATAAAAGCCGAAGACTTACTTAATTATTTTGATACTAAAATTAATGCTACAGACTTTGATAAAATAGTTCTTATATGCTATTCTGGTCAATCTGCTGCATACTACGCAAGTTTATTAAGATTGGCAGGTTACTCAAATGTTTATAGCATGAAATGGGGAATGAGTTCATGGAGAGAAGATTTTGCCGACAATGCTTGGAATAAAAACATTAAAAATGACTTTGCATCAAAATTAGAAACTAATGAAGGTGTAAAAAAAGAAACAGGCACACACCCAGTATTAAACACTGGAAAAACAGAAGCCAAAGACATTTTAAAAGCAAGACTACAAGAACTATTTGCAAAACCTTACAGAGAGTTTATTGTAAAACCTGTAGATCTTTTCGAGAATCCTAGCAATTATTTTATAATGAATTATTGGGATCAAAATAAATGCCATGGCCATATTCCTGGTGCTTTACATTTTAGTCCTGAAACCTCTTTAAATAAAGATTTACTTACGCTTCCAGCAGACCAAAAAATTGTGGTATATGAAGCCACAGGGCAAAAAGCTGCGTACGTAGTTGCGTACCTAAATGTATTAGGATATAACACAGGCAATTTATCATATGGTGAAAATGGTTTTATGAATGAGACTTTAAAAGAAAAAGGCGGAGAAGCTTTTACCAAGAAAGAAATAAATATGTACCCAGTTATAGAATAA
- a CDS encoding rhodanese-like domain-containing protein, with translation MKKLSLYFIGLLLIPSLFLTSCDRGDDPADDNVVATPKFTLLKDYMVQNDLDISKIIKNSDDEKFVVGAPASADLQTFLDKYYIFDIRSSDAFNASHIEGANNIPFANILTEAPNAGSKPILVVCYSGQTACYATALLRMYGYKHTQALKWGMSGWSSSTSTSWDNKIGADEADNHANWTYNAAPLNIVFDDPMITTNLSNGEAILKQRVEDIVATGFGPATVSGSDVLTNPGGYFINNYFSETDYLGFGHITGAYRILPLTLGDDTYLGLDPDANAKVVTYCYTGQTSAVITACLRVLGYDAYTMTFGMNGIYNTNPAWSTNQWGVDSNPKDLPFAP, from the coding sequence ATGAAAAAATTATCATTATACTTTATAGGATTATTATTGATTCCTTCATTATTCCTTACATCTTGTGATAGAGGAGACGATCCGGCAGATGACAACGTTGTTGCTACTCCAAAGTTTACTCTATTAAAAGATTATATGGTGCAAAATGATTTGGACATCAGTAAAATTATCAAAAATTCTGATGACGAAAAATTCGTTGTTGGAGCGCCTGCATCAGCAGACCTTCAAACCTTTTTAGATAAATACTACATTTTTGATATTAGATCTAGTGATGCTTTTAATGCATCTCACATAGAAGGAGCTAACAATATACCTTTTGCTAATATTTTAACTGAAGCCCCTAATGCAGGATCTAAACCCATATTAGTTGTTTGTTATTCAGGACAAACCGCTTGTTATGCAACAGCATTATTGCGTATGTATGGATACAAACATACACAAGCATTAAAATGGGGAATGTCTGGATGGAGTTCCTCAACATCAACTTCTTGGGATAATAAAATTGGAGCAGATGAAGCTGATAATCACGCAAATTGGACTTACAATGCTGCACCATTAAATATAGTTTTTGATGATCCAATGATAACTACCAATTTATCAAACGGTGAAGCTATTCTTAAACAAAGAGTAGAAGACATAGTTGCTACTGGTTTTGGTCCAGCTACAGTTAGTGGTTCAGATGTATTAACAAACCCAGGTGGATATTTTATCAATAATTATTTTAGTGAAACTGATTATTTAGGTTTTGGTCACATTACTGGAGCATATAGAATTCTTCCTTTAACTCTTGGTGATGATACTTATTTAGGGTTAGATCCTGATGCTAATGCTAAAGTAGTTACATATTGTTATACAGGTCAAACCTCGGCTGTAATAACAGCTTGTTTAAGAGTACTTGGTTATGATGCATATACCATGACATTTGGTATGAACGGTATTTATAATACTAATCCAGCTTGGTCAACAAATCAGTGGGGAGTTGATTCTAATCCTAAAGATTTACCATTTGCACCTTAA
- a CDS encoding porin produces MKNKIYILFALILLFQVNKAFSQGCEGDDPATNDSISAPSVKIFGYIQPQYDYNFTDGDQENTFKFKRARIGARGTFYKDFSYYFMLETSPFIGSSGDAYLMDAFVTYNADNWARISIGSYKQPFSLDVATPCHSLTTIERSIVADQLVAPQRDFGIAVFGGNKYNKLNYAVALMNGNGIGGANPKDTNTKKDIIGRATYKITNFLTVGGSFRFGYPIPNNNEDDRTTLGGEFLLELDKLAVQAEYIYDEGAYFLGAGGGCGADPIPLGEKRDGAYMMASYSVNEKFQPVLKYEFFDPDLDLKEDGTYQERMTIGFNYFFNDKVRFQLNYLANIETVINVDNDALLGQVQIKF; encoded by the coding sequence ATGAAAAACAAAATATATATATTGTTTGCTCTAATATTACTTTTTCAAGTAAATAAAGCATTCTCTCAAGGTTGTGAAGGTGATGATCCTGCAACAAATGATTCGATTAGCGCTCCAAGTGTAAAAATATTTGGATACATACAACCCCAATATGATTATAACTTCACTGATGGAGATCAGGAAAACACCTTTAAGTTTAAGCGAGCAAGAATAGGTGCCCGAGGTACATTCTATAAAGATTTTTCATACTATTTTATGCTAGAAACTAGTCCGTTTATTGGTAGCTCTGGAGATGCTTATCTTATGGATGCTTTTGTTACTTATAATGCAGACAATTGGGCAAGAATTTCTATAGGTTCATATAAACAACCTTTCAGTTTAGACGTTGCAACACCTTGCCACAGTTTAACAACTATAGAAAGATCTATTGTAGCAGACCAGTTGGTAGCTCCACAACGAGATTTTGGTATAGCAGTTTTTGGTGGAAACAAATACAACAAACTTAATTATGCTGTTGCTCTTATGAACGGAAATGGTATTGGTGGAGCTAATCCAAAAGATACTAACACAAAAAAAGATATAATTGGTAGAGCAACTTATAAAATCACCAATTTCCTTACAGTTGGAGGTAGTTTTAGATTTGGTTATCCCATACCAAATAACAACGAGGATGACCGTACAACACTTGGTGGAGAATTCTTGTTAGAACTAGATAAGCTTGCTGTTCAAGCCGAATATATTTATGATGAAGGTGCTTACTTTCTAGGTGCTGGTGGTGGTTGTGGAGCAGATCCAATTCCTCTAGGAGAAAAAAGAGATGGTGCTTATATGATGGCGTCTTATAGTGTAAATGAAAAATTTCAACCTGTACTTAAATACGAATTCTTTGACCCAGATTTAGATCTTAAAGAAGATGGTACATATCAAGAAAGAATGACTATAGGCTTCAATTATTTCTTTAACGATAAAGTAAGATTCCAATTAAATTACTTAGCTAATATTGAAACTGTTATCAATGTAGATAATGATGCTTTATTAGGTCAGGTACAAATTAAGTTTTAA
- a CDS encoding Crp/Fnr family transcriptional regulator translates to METQESVIREKFHSIYSEVFEEELIDEIMKVSYFDKIKNGNLLIDIGDDMFYIPLLIEGVVKIIRQDKYGEEIVLYFLEPGESCAISFANCINKRKSIFKGIIEKDIEAVFLPVESIDDWLVKFKSWRHFIIDSYHFRLLEMVESIDSLAFLKMSERVLKNLTDKVKINNSIDLDITHQDIANDLNTSRVVITRILKQLHDEEKIYSTRNKIRVLKQFK, encoded by the coding sequence ATGGAGACTCAAGAATCAGTAATTAGAGAAAAATTTCATAGTATTTATTCCGAAGTATTTGAAGAAGAGCTGATAGACGAAATAATGAAGGTATCTTATTTCGACAAAATTAAAAATGGCAACCTTCTAATAGATATTGGAGATGATATGTTTTATATTCCGTTACTAATTGAAGGGGTCGTTAAAATTATTAGACAAGATAAATATGGAGAAGAAATTGTACTTTACTTTTTAGAACCTGGTGAATCTTGCGCTATATCATTTGCAAACTGTATTAATAAAAGAAAAAGTATTTTTAAAGGTATAATTGAGAAAGATATTGAAGCTGTTTTTTTACCAGTTGAAAGTATAGATGACTGGTTAGTTAAATTCAAGTCTTGGCGTCATTTTATTATCGATAGCTACCATTTTAGGTTATTAGAAATGGTAGAATCTATTGATAGTTTAGCATTTCTTAAAATGAGTGAACGCGTATTAAAAAATTTAACCGATAAAGTTAAAATTAACAATTCAATAGATCTAGATATAACGCATCAAGACATTGCAAACGATTTAAACACATCTCGAGTTGTTATTACAAGAATTTTAAAGCAATTACATGATGAAGAAAAAATATACTCTACCAGAAATAAAATTAGAGTTTTAAAACAATTCAAATAA
- a CDS encoding molybdopterin molybdotransferase MoeA, translating to MISINEAIQLVKNTSKPLLKSTIKPVGKSGGYLLFEDVISPINMPPFRQSAMDGYALNLHDNLTYNLIGEVKAGDGNQPVLKKGEAIRIFTGAPVPDTANAIMMQEKVKDDGNTITIEHQINIEHNIRPMGEQVKKGNVALKKNTKLTPAAIGYLTSLGITEVSVYKKPQIALITTGNELIEAGQSVTYGKIYESNATMLQNALYSLKFYDITIHKVEDNYEKTKSKLKSVITENDLVIVTGGISVGDYDFVGKALNELQVEEVFYKVKQKPGKPLFFGKKDNTLIFALPGNPAAALTCFYIYVYIALQNMMGRNVNELPRIKAKSISNFEKKGDRPQFLKAIYKGEQVEILEGQNSSMLQTFALSNALVFADEDITNIKIGDTIETILLPV from the coding sequence ATGATTTCTATAAATGAAGCTATTCAGTTAGTAAAAAACACATCTAAACCACTTTTAAAATCTACCATAAAGCCAGTTGGGAAATCTGGTGGTTATTTATTGTTTGAAGATGTGATTTCACCTATAAACATGCCACCTTTTAGACAATCTGCAATGGATGGATATGCATTGAATTTACATGACAATTTAACTTATAATCTTATTGGAGAAGTTAAAGCTGGAGACGGAAATCAACCTGTGTTAAAAAAAGGAGAAGCTATAAGAATTTTTACTGGCGCACCTGTTCCAGATACTGCAAACGCTATCATGATGCAGGAGAAAGTTAAAGATGATGGAAATACTATTACTATTGAACATCAAATAAATATTGAACACAATATTCGCCCAATGGGTGAACAAGTAAAAAAAGGCAATGTTGCTCTGAAGAAAAATACAAAGCTTACGCCTGCAGCCATTGGTTATTTAACATCTTTAGGAATTACTGAGGTTTCGGTATACAAAAAACCACAAATTGCCCTAATAACCACAGGAAACGAGTTAATTGAAGCTGGACAATCGGTAACTTATGGAAAAATCTACGAAAGCAATGCTACAATGCTTCAAAATGCTTTATATAGTCTAAAATTTTATGATATAACTATTCATAAAGTTGAAGATAATTACGAGAAAACTAAATCTAAACTTAAATCGGTTATAACAGAAAACGATCTTGTTATCGTAACTGGTGGAATTTCTGTTGGTGATTATGATTTTGTTGGAAAAGCTTTAAATGAACTTCAAGTAGAAGAAGTGTTTTACAAAGTGAAACAAAAACCCGGTAAGCCACTTTTCTTTGGAAAAAAAGATAACACTCTAATTTTTGCATTACCTGGAAACCCTGCTGCTGCACTCACTTGTTTTTATATTTATGTATATATCGCATTGCAAAACATGATGGGTAGAAACGTTAATGAATTACCTCGTATTAAAGCAAAATCGATATCAAACTTTGAAAAAAAAGGAGACCGACCACAATTTTTAAAAGCTATTTATAAAGGTGAGCAAGTTGAAATATTAGAAGGTCAGAATTCATCTATGCTACAAACTTTTGCCCTTTCAAACGCTTTAGTTTTCGCAGATGAGGACATTACAAATATTAAAATTGGAGACACTATTGAAACCATACTATTACCTGTTTAA
- a CDS encoding winged helix-turn-helix domain-containing protein, which translates to MSYKIKSRIWIESENHVLLGEGRVQLLKAIDETGSLSKAAKSLNLSYKKAWQLLDSVNKSAKKPVTINSIGGKGGGGAELTDYGKSLITAFDEINKNCWDFLDKQMEKIDEL; encoded by the coding sequence ATGAGCTATAAAATTAAAAGCAGAATATGGATTGAGTCTGAAAATCATGTGCTTTTAGGTGAAGGTCGCGTGCAATTATTAAAAGCCATCGATGAAACTGGCTCACTTTCAAAAGCCGCGAAATCATTAAACTTGTCTTATAAAAAAGCATGGCAACTTTTAGACTCTGTAAATAAATCTGCAAAAAAACCAGTAACCATAAATAGTATTGGTGGTAAAGGTGGAGGCGGTGCAGAATTAACAGATTACGGAAAATCTTTAATTACTGCTTTTGATGAAATTAATAAAAACTGCTGGGATTTTTTAGATAAGCAAATGGAAAAAATTGATGAACTATAA